One window from the genome of Diospyros lotus cultivar Yz01 chromosome 11, ASM1463336v1, whole genome shotgun sequence encodes:
- the LOC127813686 gene encoding zinc finger protein CONSTANS-LIKE 4 has protein sequence MGGDTWTVAAKLCDSCKSATATLFCRADTAFLCVGCDAKIHAVNKLASRHARVWMCEVCEQAPASVTCKADAAALCATCDRDIHSANPLARRHERLPVTPFYDCPIKSPTAHGGGEDRCFSDLNGGEAAEEEAEAASWLLPNPKVMESPDLKPAEYLFSDVDTYLDLDIMAGDQKPHQHQQHYSSATDGVVPVRSKNVHQPPSLVDGLPCYDLDYTGSKPFLYNFSSQSLSQSVSSSSLEVGVVPDHNAMADVSTTTIGQRTATDTVAVSGIDREARVLRYREKRKNRKFEKTIRYASRKAYAETRPRIKGRFAKRTDVEIDGMFNNSPVALVAADAGYGVVPSF, from the exons atgggtggAGATACATGGACTGTCGCGGCCAAGCTCTGCGACTCTTGCAAATCGGCGACGGCGACGCTGTTCTGCCGCGCCGACACGGCCTTCCTCTGCGTCGGCTGCGACGCCAAGATCCACGCCGTGAACAAACTGGCGTCAAGGCACGCGCGGGTCTGGATGTGCGAGGTGTGCGAGCAGGCCCCGGCCAGCGTCACCTGTAAGGCCGACGCTGCAGCTCTCTGCGCCACCTGCGACCGCGACATCCACTCCGCCAATCCCCTGGCCCGTCGTCACGAGCGCCTTCCGGTCACGCCGTTCTACGACTGTCCGATCAAGTCCCCCACCGCGCATGGAGGCGGCGAGGACCGCTGCTTCTCGGACCTCAACGGCGGCGAGGCCGCGGAGGAGGAGGCCGAGGCCGCGTCCTGGCTGCTTCCGAACCCTAAGGTCATGGAGAGTCCCGATCTGAAGCCGGCTGAGTATCTGTTCTCCGATGTTGATACGTATCTTGATCTTGACATCATGGCCGGAGATCAGAAGCCACATCAACATCAGCAACACTACAGCTCAGCTACCGACGGGGTTGTGCCGGTGCGGAGCAAGAACGTTCATCAGCCTCCCTCCTTGGTGGACGGTCTACCTTGCTATGACCTCGACTACACTGGATCCAAGCCTTTTCTCTACAACTTCAGCTCCCAATCTCTCAGCCAAAGT GTGTCGTCGTCGTCTCTGGAAGTAGGAGTGGTGCCAGACCACAACGCCATGGCGGACGTTTCAACCACCACCATCGGACAGCGGACCGCAACCGACACCGTGGCTGTCTCAGGGATCGACAGGGAAGCGAGGGTGTTGAGGTACAGAGAGAAGCGGAAGAACCGAAAGTTCGAGAAAACAATCCGATACGCTTCGAGGAAGGCCTATGCCGAGACGAGGCCCCGAATCAAAGGCCGTTTCGCGAAGCGCACGGACGTCGAGATCGACGGCATGTTCAACAACTCTCCGGTGGCCTTGGTCGCTGCCGACGCAGGATACGGCGTCGTCCCGTCGTTTTAA